One segment of Tamandua tetradactyla isolate mTamTet1 chromosome 13, mTamTet1.pri, whole genome shotgun sequence DNA contains the following:
- the BNIP3 gene encoding BCL2/adenovirus E1B 19 kDa protein-interacting protein 3 isoform X1, whose product MSLSGAPALQEENLQGSWVELHFSNNGNGSGVPASMSVYNGDMEKILLDAQHESGRSSSKSSHCDSPPRSQTPQDAHRASEADTQSLGEKNSSQSEEDYIERRKEVESILKKNSDWIWDWSSRPENVPPKEFLFKHPRRTATLSMRNTSVMKKGGIFSAEFLKVFLPSLLLSHLLAIGLGIYIGRRLTTSTSTF is encoded by the exons ATGTCGCTGAGCGGGGCCCCCGCGCTGCAGGAGGAGAACCTGCAGG GCTCCTGGGTGGAACTGCACTTCAGCAATAATGGAAACGGGAGTGGGGTTCCAGCCTCAATGTCTGTTTATAATGGTGACATGGAGAAAATCTTGCTGGACGCCCAGCATGAGTCTGGCCGGAGCAGCTCCAAGAGCTCTCACTGTGACAG CCCGCCCCGCTCACAGACCCCGCAGGACGCGCACAGGGCTTCTGAAGCAGACACCCAGAGTCTTGGGGAGAAGAACAGCTCCCAG TCTGAGGAAGATTATattgagagaaggaaagaagtcgAAAGCATCCTGAAGAAAAACTCAGATTGGATATGGGATTGGTCTAGTCGGCCAGAGAACGTCCCCCCCAA GGAGTTCCTCTTTAAACACCCCCGGCGCACGGCTACTCTCAGCATGAGGAACACAAGTGTGATGAAGAAAGGGGGCATTTTCTCTGCGGAGTTTCTGAAGGTTTTCCTTCCATCCCTGCTGCTCTCTCACCTGCTGGCCATCGGGTTGGG GATCTATATTGGAAGGCGCCTGACCACCTCAACCAGCACCTTTTGA
- the BNIP3 gene encoding BCL2/adenovirus E1B 19 kDa protein-interacting protein 3 isoform X2 — MLAEELAGSWVELHFSNNGNGSGVPASMSVYNGDMEKILLDAQHESGRSSSKSSHCDSPPRSQTPQDAHRASEADTQSLGEKNSSQSEEDYIERRKEVESILKKNSDWIWDWSSRPENVPPKEFLFKHPRRTATLSMRNTSVMKKGGIFSAEFLKVFLPSLLLSHLLAIGLGIYIGRRLTTSTSTF, encoded by the exons ATGCTTGCAGAAGAGTTAGCAG GCTCCTGGGTGGAACTGCACTTCAGCAATAATGGAAACGGGAGTGGGGTTCCAGCCTCAATGTCTGTTTATAATGGTGACATGGAGAAAATCTTGCTGGACGCCCAGCATGAGTCTGGCCGGAGCAGCTCCAAGAGCTCTCACTGTGACAG CCCGCCCCGCTCACAGACCCCGCAGGACGCGCACAGGGCTTCTGAAGCAGACACCCAGAGTCTTGGGGAGAAGAACAGCTCCCAG TCTGAGGAAGATTATattgagagaaggaaagaagtcgAAAGCATCCTGAAGAAAAACTCAGATTGGATATGGGATTGGTCTAGTCGGCCAGAGAACGTCCCCCCCAA GGAGTTCCTCTTTAAACACCCCCGGCGCACGGCTACTCTCAGCATGAGGAACACAAGTGTGATGAAGAAAGGGGGCATTTTCTCTGCGGAGTTTCTGAAGGTTTTCCTTCCATCCCTGCTGCTCTCTCACCTGCTGGCCATCGGGTTGGG GATCTATATTGGAAGGCGCCTGACCACCTCAACCAGCACCTTTTGA